One Hydrogenobaculum sp. 3684 genomic window, ACAGGTACGAAAGCGGAATGGGAGCTGAATTTGTAAGATATGTTTTATCTATTTTAGATTTAGAAACATTTGCTTTTAAGCTAAAGAAAATTTTAAAGCCTTACACCTTTGGATTCGAGGATTTGGGTCCAAAGATGGAAGCAGAGCATAAAAAGCTTTACGAAAAGATAATAATGTTTTTAGCAGACAGGATAAAGCTTTACAGTATAGGTATCGCTACATCGCTTAACGGTGTGCAAATGTCTCTTGAAGACGTGATTCATGGTATTATAAGCGAGTCAATATACTTAAACATAAAAACTGGAGAAATTGCCAATCAGGATTTAGGGGATGACTGGTATACTTCAAAAGATGCTATAAGGTATAGATTTGAATACGTAAGAGGACAAAATCAAAATATCCCCGTTTTTGATAAAATACAAGAAGATGTTAGAAATATAGTTTTGAAGGACTTTTCGGATACAAGGGTTAAAAATTTAGTAAAAACCTTAAAACTTGTAGAAGGCTTTTTGAAATCTTCCAACAGACCCGAATGGATGATATTAACAGTTTTACCAGTAATACCTCCAGAGTTAAGGCCACTTGTGGCTTTAGACGGGGGTAAGTTTGCTACATCTGATTTAAACGATCTTTACAGAAGGCTTATAAATAGAAACAACCGCTTGAAAAGGCTTATAGACTTAGATGCTCCTGATATCATAGTGAGAAATGAAAAGAGAATGCTCCAAGAATCAGTGGATGTTCTTATAGACAACGGCAAGAGAGGTAAAGTAGTAAGTCAACACAATAGACCACTTAAAAGTTTATCAGATTATCTCAAAGGAAAGCAAGGCAGATTTAGACAAAACCTTTTAGGTAAGAGAGTCGATTATTCTGGCCGTTCTGTCATAGTGGTAGGACCTTCTTTGAAGATGCATCAGTGTGGTTTGCCAAAGATAATGGCTTTAGAGTTGTTCAAACCGTTCGTTTATAGAAGACTTGAGGAAAAAGGTTATGCCACTTCTATAAAAAATGCTAGAAAGATGGTAGATCAAAAACAGCCAGAAGTATGGGAATGTTTAGAAGAAGTTGTCAAGCAACATCCAGTATTGCTAAACAGAGCTCCTACGCTACACAGGATGTCTATTCAAGCCTTTGAACCTGTTTTGGTGGAAGGCAAGGCAATTCAACTTCATCCGTTGGTATGCCCTCCATTTAACGCAGACTTTGATGGTGACCAAATGGCTGTGCATGTACCTCTTGGTATAGAGGCTCAGCTAGAATCTTATATACTAATGCTTTCAACTCAAAACATACTCTCACCTGCTAACGGAAAGCCAATTATGTTGCCATCTCAAGATATGGTGTTGGGACTTTTTTACGCTTCAAACTATGTAAAAGGTGCTAAGGGAGAAGGCAAAGTATTCTTCTCTAAAGAAGAGGCGTTTTTGGCTTTTGAAAACAAAAAGATAGATATTCATGCTGTTATAAAGGTGAAGATAGGGGATACTTTTGTAGAGACAAGCATAGGTAGACTTCTTATAAATGAGGCATTGCCAAAGGGTTATAGATTTGTGAACGAAGTTCTTGATAAGAAAAGCATATCGAAGCTTATAGCCGATATTCACAAAATTTATGGTTCGGAAATCACTGCTCAAACTCTTGATAGACTCAAGGAATTTGGTTTTGAAATGGCTACAAGGGCTGGAATATCTATAGGTATTGAAGATATGAAGATACCAAAAGCCAAGAAACGTCTTGTAGATAAAGCTTTTAACCAAATGGATGAAGTCCTTGATCAATATAGAAAAGGTATAATAACAAACAAAGAAAGGTACAACAAAACTATAGATATTTGGTCACAAACCACGGAAGATGTTACAAAGGCTATGTTCTCTGAAATAGAAAAATCTGAACAAATAGAGAACAACAAGAAATTGCCAGGTCTTTTCAATCCTATATATATGATGGCAAACTCAGGTGCTCGTGGTAACAAAGACCAGTTAAGACAGTTAGCAGGTATGAGAGGTCTTATGGCAAAGCACTCCGGTGAATTTATAGAAACGCCAATTACCTCAAACTTTAGAGAAGGATTATCTGTATTAGAATACTTCATATCAACTTACGGTGCTAGAAAAGGTCTTGCTGATACCGCTCTAAAAACATCTTTTGCTGGTTATCTAACTAGAAGACTTGTAGATGTGGCTCAAGATGTGGTTATCACAGAATACGATTGTGGTACTAAGAAATATGAAGTTATAGAAGCGATAGTAGAAAGTGGTGAAGAAAGAATATCTTTAAAAGAAAGATTGATAGGAAGAGTTTTGGCTGAAGATATATACGACCCAAACAGCAAAGAGCTTATAGCAAAAGCCAACGAAGTTGTAGATGAAGAGCTTGCAGCTAGGATACAGCAAGCCGGTGTAGTGCAAGTTAAAGCCAGGTCCGTACTAACCTGCGAATCTGAAAACGGTATATGCTCTATGTGCTATGGATGGGATTTATCTCAAAGAAAACTTGTTTCTCCTGGAGAGGCTGTAGGTATTATAGCTGCTCAATCAATAGGTGAGCCTGGTACTCAGCTTACGATGAGAACATTCCACATAGGTGGTGCTGCTACCGCTCAAAAGGTACAGAGCGAACTCGTTATAGAAAATAGTGGTATTATAAAATTCCAAGGTTTAAAGCTTTTAAAGAATAGAAACGGTAAGTTTATAAACATATCTCAAGAAGGTGTAATATTTGTATTGGATTCAAACGGAAGAACTATAGAAAGACACACAGTTCCTTATGCTGCAGAGATTTTGTTTAAAGATGGCTCAGAAGTAAAACAAGGGGATATAGTGGCAAAATGGGATCCATTTAACACATACATAATAGCTGAGTCAAGCGGAGAGCTTATTTTAAAGGATATTATAGTAGATGTTACAGTAAGAGAAGAAAAAGACACTCTTACTGGTAAAACAGCCATAGTAGTATCTTTCTTAAGGGCTAAAGACGCTCAACTGCACTCACCAAGAATAGTTATAAAGTCTGAAGATGGTCATGAGTATTCTTATGATTTACCGGTAAACTCTATATTAAATGTACCATTCGAAAAGCTTAAAACCGTATGGGATAAGTGTTTAGCTTGTTCTGAGGCTGAAAAGAATGATGTTCAGCACAATTACTATTATTTAGATAGCTTTGTAGTACACCCAGGGGATATTATAGCTCGTATTCCTAAAGAAACAACGAAAGTCAGAGACATAGTAGGAGGTCTTCCAAGGGTTGAGGAGTTGTTTGAGGCCAGGAAACCTAAAAACCCCGCTATTATATCTGAGATAGATGGTATAGTTAAGATATACGAAGACGCAGATGAAGTAATGATAATATCGCCAAAAGGCACCAAAAAATACGATATAAAGAACGAGTTTATTTTGATTAAACATGGTCAAGAGGTGAAAGAGGGTACAAAAATTACAGATACCATAGTTAGCGATGTTAGCGGCAAAGCTATAGTAAGGGCAAAAGGTAGTAAGATAGTGGTTTACAACAAGCAGACAGGCCAAGAAAAAGTTTATTCTGTGCCAAAAGGTAAGTTTTTACAAGTAAAAGACGGTGATTATGTAAAAGTTGGTGATCAATTAACGGATGGTACTCCGCTTCTTGAAGAGATACTTAAAATAAAGGGTATAGACGAGCTTCAAAAGTTCTTATTAAAAGAAGTTCAGATGGTGTATAAACTTCAAGGTGTTGATATAAACGATAAACATATAGAGATAATAATTCGTCAAATGCTAAGGAAAAGAGTAATAGTAGATCCAGGGGATAGCAGATTTGTGGCGAACGAAGAGGTTGATGTAACAGAGTTCAACAAAGAGGTGGAAAGAATTAGAAAAGAAGGTGGTAAAATACCAAAAGCAGAGCCTATATTGGTGGGTATTACTAAGGCTGCGCTGTCTACCAAAAGCTGGATATCTGCTGCTTCTTTCCAAGAGACTACTAGAGTTTTGACAGAAGCTGCTAGCGAAGGAAAAGTTGATGATTTGTCAGGTATAAAAGAAAATGTTATAATTGGTAATCTTATACCTGCCGGTACTGGTCTTGAAGAGTACAAAAATGTGAAAATAGAGATTGTAGAGCATGCTACACAGTCTAAGAAGTAAGCTTAAAACGCTTGCTTTTTTTGAGCTTTTATGCTAAAATATTAGCTTATTGTTTAGGAGGAGAAAGTAAATGCCTACGGTGAACCAGCTTATAAAAGAAGGACGCGAGAAGATAAAGAAAAAGAGTAAGGCTCCTGCTTTGCAGGGCAATCCTCAGAAAAGAGGCGTTTGTGTACGTGTTTATACTGTTACGCCAAAAAAGCCAAACTCTGCTCTTAGAAAAGTGGCTAGGGTAAGATTGTCAAACGGTATAGAAGTTACTTGTTATATTCCAGGGGAAGGGCATAACCTTCAAGAGCACTCTATAGTGCTTGTAAGAGGCGGTAGGGTAAAAGATTTACCAGGTGTTAGATATAAGATAATTCGCGGAGCTTTAGATACTGCCGGTGTTGCTAATAGAAGACAGTCTAGGTCAAAGTACGGTGCTAAGAGACCTAAAGCTGGTGCCGCTCAAGCTACAAAAGGGGGTAAGAAGTAATGCCTAGGAAAGGAAGAGTTCCAAGAAGAGAGATATTACCAGACGCTAAATACAACAGTATTATAGTTCACAAGCTTATAAATAAGGTCATGAAAGATGGCAAGAAGAGCACGGCCGAATATATAGTCTATACTGCTTTAGAGAGAGTGGCTGAGAAGCTCAGTTTATCGCCAGTGGAAGTGCTTGAAAAGGCTCTTGAAAATGTGAAGCCAGTTTGGGAAGTGCGTCCTCGTCGTGTTGGTGGTGCTACTTATCAAGTGCCAGTGGAAGTAGAAGAGCATAGAAGAGAATCATTGGGTATCAAATGGCTGGTGGATGCAGCCAGAGAAAGAGCTAGACATAGAGGTTCTTATACGATGGAAGAAAGGTTGGCAGCAGAAATTATGGACGCCATAGAGAATAAAGGTGCTGCTGTGAAGAAAAAAGAAGATACTCACAGGATGGCGGAAGCTAATAAAGTTTTTGCTCATTTTAAGTGGTAAAGGGGAGATAGAATATGCCAAGAACAGTTCCTATTCAAGATTTGAGAAACATAGGTATAGTAGCTCACATAGACGCTGGTAAAACTACCACTACGGAGCGTATACTTTATTATACTGGTAAAACATATAAGATAGGTGAAGTTCATGAAGGTGCTGCAACGATGGACTGGATGCCTCAAGAAAAAGAAAGAGGTATTACCATTACAGCAGCTACTACAGCTTGCTATTGGGCAGGCAAGCAGATAAACATAATAGATACTCCGGGACACGTGGACTTCTCTGTGGAAGTTGTTAGGTCAATGCGTGTTTTGGACGGCATTATATTTATTTTCTCAGCCGTTGAAGGTGTACAACCCCAGTCTGAGGCAAACTGGAGATGGGCAGATAAGTTCAACGTTGCTCGTATAGCTTTTATAAATAAATTAGATAGATTGGGTGCAGATTTTTACAGGGTTTACGATGAGATAGCTAAAAAACTTACGATAAAGCCAGTAGCAATTCAAATCCCTATAGGTACAGAAGATAATTTTGTTGGTGTTGTGGATCTTATGAATATGAAAGCCATTATATGGCTTGAAGAAACCTTAGGTGCAAAATACGAAATAAGAGATATTCCAGAAGAGTATAAAGCTAAGGCTCAAGAATGGCGTGAGAAAATGGTAGAATCCATAGCTGAAACAGATGATGCTTTGATGGAAAAATATTTGGAAGGTCAAGAGTTAACTATAGATGAGCTAAAACAAGCTTTAAGGAAAGCTACTATAAATAAACAGTTAGTACCTGTTTTATGTGGTTCTGCTTTTAAAAACAAGGGTGTTCAACCTCTATT contains:
- the rpoC gene encoding DNA-directed RNA polymerase subunit beta', whose protein sequence is MKRGLLPFNKIKLLLASPEQILSWSHGEVKRPETLNYRTLKPEKEGLFCAKIFGPLKDYECLCGKYKGKRFEGTICDRCGVEVTRAYVRRERFGHITLATPCAHIWFLKSSPSKIGALLGLSARDIEKVIYFESYLVVEYPTPDMEATFSNSENTIPVIKDGITYHVKLHVVTEEQYEKEFAYSVDNRYESGMGAEFVRYVLSILDLETFAFKLKKILKPYTFGFEDLGPKMEAEHKKLYEKIIMFLADRIKLYSIGIATSLNGVQMSLEDVIHGIISESIYLNIKTGEIANQDLGDDWYTSKDAIRYRFEYVRGQNQNIPVFDKIQEDVRNIVLKDFSDTRVKNLVKTLKLVEGFLKSSNRPEWMILTVLPVIPPELRPLVALDGGKFATSDLNDLYRRLINRNNRLKRLIDLDAPDIIVRNEKRMLQESVDVLIDNGKRGKVVSQHNRPLKSLSDYLKGKQGRFRQNLLGKRVDYSGRSVIVVGPSLKMHQCGLPKIMALELFKPFVYRRLEEKGYATSIKNARKMVDQKQPEVWECLEEVVKQHPVLLNRAPTLHRMSIQAFEPVLVEGKAIQLHPLVCPPFNADFDGDQMAVHVPLGIEAQLESYILMLSTQNILSPANGKPIMLPSQDMVLGLFYASNYVKGAKGEGKVFFSKEEAFLAFENKKIDIHAVIKVKIGDTFVETSIGRLLINEALPKGYRFVNEVLDKKSISKLIADIHKIYGSEITAQTLDRLKEFGFEMATRAGISIGIEDMKIPKAKKRLVDKAFNQMDEVLDQYRKGIITNKERYNKTIDIWSQTTEDVTKAMFSEIEKSEQIENNKKLPGLFNPIYMMANSGARGNKDQLRQLAGMRGLMAKHSGEFIETPITSNFREGLSVLEYFISTYGARKGLADTALKTSFAGYLTRRLVDVAQDVVITEYDCGTKKYEVIEAIVESGEERISLKERLIGRVLAEDIYDPNSKELIAKANEVVDEELAARIQQAGVVQVKARSVLTCESENGICSMCYGWDLSQRKLVSPGEAVGIIAAQSIGEPGTQLTMRTFHIGGAATAQKVQSELVIENSGIIKFQGLKLLKNRNGKFINISQEGVIFVLDSNGRTIERHTVPYAAEILFKDGSEVKQGDIVAKWDPFNTYIIAESSGELILKDIIVDVTVREEKDTLTGKTAIVVSFLRAKDAQLHSPRIVIKSEDGHEYSYDLPVNSILNVPFEKLKTVWDKCLACSEAEKNDVQHNYYYLDSFVVHPGDIIARIPKETTKVRDIVGGLPRVEELFEARKPKNPAIISEIDGIVKIYEDADEVMIISPKGTKKYDIKNEFILIKHGQEVKEGTKITDTIVSDVSGKAIVRAKGSKIVVYNKQTGQEKVYSVPKGKFLQVKDGDYVKVGDQLTDGTPLLEEILKIKGIDELQKFLLKEVQMVYKLQGVDINDKHIEIIIRQMLRKRVIVDPGDSRFVANEEVDVTEFNKEVERIRKEGGKIPKAEPILVGITKAALSTKSWISAASFQETTRVLTEAASEGKVDDLSGIKENVIIGNLIPAGTGLEEYKNVKIEIVEHATQSKK
- the rpsL gene encoding 30S ribosomal protein S12, translating into MPTVNQLIKEGREKIKKKSKAPALQGNPQKRGVCVRVYTVTPKKPNSALRKVARVRLSNGIEVTCYIPGEGHNLQEHSIVLVRGGRVKDLPGVRYKIIRGALDTAGVANRRQSRSKYGAKRPKAGAAQATKGGKK
- the rpsG gene encoding 30S ribosomal protein S7, encoding MPRKGRVPRREILPDAKYNSIIVHKLINKVMKDGKKSTAEYIVYTALERVAEKLSLSPVEVLEKALENVKPVWEVRPRRVGGATYQVPVEVEEHRRESLGIKWLVDAARERARHRGSYTMEERLAAEIMDAIENKGAAVKKKEDTHRMAEANKVFAHFKW